From Diospyros lotus cultivar Yz01 chromosome 4, ASM1463336v1, whole genome shotgun sequence, a single genomic window includes:
- the LOC127800619 gene encoding abscisic acid 8'-hydroxylase 3-like, giving the protein MELSMLIILSIASVLLISAIFFRHSWTSPKAMEVIPGSLGWPVVGESFSFLSEFSSPSGIFNFMNKRQQRYGKVFKTYVLGRFTVFMTGREAAKILLTGKDGMVSLNLFYTGKQVLGPTSLLQQNGEAHKRLRRLIAEPLSVDGLKKYFQFMNNLAIETLDTWNGRTVYVLEEASTFTLKVIGNMIMSLEPHGDEQEKFRANFKLISSSFASLPFKIPGTAFYHGIKARDRMYAMLDSIISKRRNGESFQQDFLESLITKHSKDGAEGIHDDSKLTDKQLKDNILTLLVAGHDTTTAAITWLMKFLEENPTVLERLREEHREIRENRKDGSSLTWPEVNNMPYTAKVISETLRRATVLPWFSRKAAQDFEIDGYKIQKGWSVNLDVVSIHHNPEVFPDPYKFDPSRFDEHIKPFSFLGFGSGPRMCPGINLAKLELSIFIHHLVCRYKWRPLEKDDSVQPTLVRMPRNKYPIVAEPL; this is encoded by the exons ATGGAGCTAAGTATGTTAATCATCCTGTCCATTGCATCGGTTCTTTTAATTTCAGCCATCTTCTTTCGGCATTCATGGACCTCTCCAAAAGCAATGGAGGTGATCCCAGGCAGCCTTGGCTGGCCTGTTGTAGGGGAGAGCTTCTCTTTCCTATCCGAATTTTCGAGTCCGTCTGGGATTTTCAACTTCATGAACAAGAGGCAACAGAG gTATGGGAAAGTATTTAAGACTTACGTACTGGGGAGATTTACTGTTTTCATGACTGGGAGAGAAGCAGCCAAGATTTTGCTAACAGGGAAAGATGGGATGGTGAGCTTGAACCTGTTCTATACCGGCAAGCAAGTGCTCGGTCCCACGAGCTTGCTTCAACAGAATGGGGAGGCACACAAGCGGCTTCGCAGGCTCATAGCAGAGCCCCTCTCGGTGGATGGCCTAAAGAAATATTTCCAGTTTATGAACAATCTGGCCATTGAAACCTTGGATACATGGAATGGGAGAACCGTCTATGTTCTTGAAGAGGCTTCCACA TTTACACTCAAGGTCATAGGCAATATGATCATGAGCTTAGAGCCCCACGGTGATGAGCAAGAGAAGTTCAGAGCTAATTTCAAgctcatttcttcttcatttgcatCCTTGCCGTTCAAAATTCCGGGGACAGCTTTTTATCATGGCATCAAG GCTCGCGATAGGATGTATGCAATGTTAGATTCGATTATTTCCAAGAGGAGAAATGGAGAGAGCTTTCAGCAGGACTTCTTAGAATCCCTAATAACGAAACACAGCAAAGATGGTGCTGAAGGAATACATGATGACAGTAAACTGACGGACAAACAACTGAAAGACAACATATTAACCCTCCTAGTTGCAGGTCATGATACAACAACCGCAGCAATCACATGGCTCATGAAATTCCTTGAAGAAAATCCCACAGTTTTGGAACGTCTTAGG GAGGAACACAGGGAAATTAGAGAGAACAGGAAGGATGGATCAAGTCTTACCTGGCCTGAAGTCAACAACATGCCTTACACTGCCAAA GTGATCAGCGAAACTCTTCGCAGAGCCACAGTCCTGCCTTGGTTTTCAAGAAAAGCTGCACAGGACTTTGAGATTGATG GATACAAAATCCAGAAAGGCTGGTCAGTCAACTTGGATGTAGTTTCAATTCACCATAATCCAGAAGTTTTCCCCGATCCCTATAAATTCGACCCTTCCCGATTTGAT GAACACATAAAACCTTTCAGCTTTCTTGGGTTTGGTAGTGGACCACGTATGTGTCCTGGAATCAACCTCGCCAAGCTGGAACTCTCAATCTTCATTCATCACCTGGTCTGCAGATACAA GTGGCGACCTCTGGAGAAAGATGACTCTGTCCAGCCAACCCTCGTCAGGATGCCACGGAACAAGTATCCAATTGTGGCTGAGCCTCTGTAA
- the LOC127798670 gene encoding serine decarboxylase-like translates to MAVPSSNGNAELSANGLDPAAVAYEPLPKVAASNGHLGNGVEKKLKERAIVLGKNARSMCLDITEPDADDESTGDKEAFMAGVLVKYRKTLTERTKHHLGYPYNLDFDYGALSQLQHFSINNLGDPFIESNYGVHSRQFEVGVLDWFARLWEIEKSQYWGYITNCGTEGNLHGILVGREVFPDGILYASRDSHYSVFKAARMYRMDCIKVGTLVTGEIDCTDFKAKLLPNKDKPAIINVNIGTTVKGAVDDLDLVIRILEECGFSQDRFYIHCDGALFGLMMPFVKRAPKVTFKKPIGSVSVSGHKFVGCPMPCGVQITRLEHINTLSRNVEYLASRDATIMGSRNGHAPIFLWYTLNRKGYKGFQKEVQKCLRNAHYLKDRLREAGISAMLNDLSSTVVFERPLDEEFVRKWQLACEGNMAHVIVMPNVTIEKLDNFLNELIEKRSVWYKDEKVRHPCLAEDIGSENCACPLHK, encoded by the exons ATGGCGGTGCCATCATCAAACGGCAACGCGGAGCTGTCAGCGAACGGTTTAGATCCGGCGGCCGTGGCGTACGAGCCCTTGCCGAAGGTCGCAGCTTCGAACGGTCACCTCGGCAATGGAGTAGAGAAGAAGCTGAAGGAGAGGGCTATTGTGCTGGGGAAGAACGCGCGCAGCATGTGCCTCGACATCACGGAGCCTGACGCGGACGACGAGTCGACCGGTGATAAAGAGGCTTTCATGGCCGGCGTTTTGGTTAAGTACCGGAAGACTCTCACTGAACGCACCAAGCATCACTTGG GGTACCCATATAATCTGGACTTCGATTATGGTGCTCTTTCCCAATTGCAGCATTTCTCCATAAATAACCTTGGCGACCCATTTATTGAAAGCAATTATGGTGTTCATTCAAGACAATTTGAAGTAGGTGTTTTAGATTGGTTTGCTCGTCTATGGGAAATAGAGAAGAGCCAATACTGGGGTTACATTACAAACTGCGGCACAGAAGGCAATCTTCATGGAATCTTAGTTGG AAGAGAAGTATTTCCGGATGGAATTTTGTATGCATCACGAGACTCACATTACTCTGTATTCAAAGCTGCAAGGATGTACAGAATGGATTGCATAAAGGTTGGGACCTTGGTGACCGGGGAGATTGATTGCACAGATTTCAAGGCCAAGCTACTTCCGAACAAAGACAAACCTGCCATCATCAATGTGAACATAG GTACTACTGTCAAAGGAGCAGTTGATGATCTTGACCTTGTTATACGGATCCTTGAAGAATGTGGATTCTCGCAAGATCGATTCTACATCCATTGTGATGGAGCTTTATTTGGGCTCATGATGCCATTTGTTAAACGT GCGCCAAAGGTAACATTTAAGAAGCCCATCGGAAGTGTTAGTGTTTCTGGCCACAAGTTTGTAGGATGTCCAATGCCTTGTGGTGTCCAGATAACAAGACTTGAGCACATCAACACCCTCTCAAGAAATGTTGAATACCTTGCTTCAAGGGATGCCACAATAATGGGAAGCCGGAATGGCCATGCTCCAATCTTCCTGTGGTACACCCTGAACAGAAAAGGCTATAAGGGGTTCCAGAAAGAAGTCCAGAAGTGCCTTAGAAATGCTCATTATCTGAAAGACCGTCTTAGGGAAGCAGGTATTAGTGCTATGCTCAATGACTTGAGCAGCACAGTTGTGTTTGAGCGACCTCTAGATGAGGAGTTTGTTCGGAAATGGCAACTTGCTTGCGAGGGAAATATGGCCCATGTTATTGTGATGCCAAATGTTACCATTGAGAAGCTGGACAATTTCTTAAATGAATTAATTGAGAAACGCTCAGTCTGGTATAAGGATGAGAAAGTTCGGCACCCCTGTCTTGCAGAAGACATAGGAAGTGAGAACTGTGCCTGCCCTCTTCACAAGTGA